In the Ramlibacter tataouinensis TTB310 genome, one interval contains:
- a CDS encoding VIT and vWA domain-containing protein, protein MPSPAPCSAGLARWLWAAAAGLAATAVIALGTAAPAHAQDAAAPRATESPYFLVPGADPSLDALPLKSTRVEVHIAGVIADVTVTQHYRNEGTRAIEARYLFPGSTRAAVHGLNVRLADRLITADIREKRQARQEYAAARQEGKTAALLEQQLPNVFQMNVANILPGDEVKVELRYTELLVPEAGRYQFVFPTVVGPRYNSPQSSQARTAWVAQPTLREGQASPAAFDLQLHIASPLAIQGVESPSHRIGVELEGERQAHVALQGEPGRPAGNRDFILHYRLAGEGIASGVLLYQGPQENFFLAMVQPPRQVDARAIPPRDYVFVVDISGSMHGFPLDTAKAVLRELIGGLRPSDTFNVLLFSGSNRFLSPQPVPATRANLEQAIRTIEQMGGGGSTELIPALKRVYAQPKAADVSRTVVVVTDGYVTVEREAFELVRRHLSQANVFAFGIGSSVNRHLIEGLARAGQGEPFVITQASQARDQATRFRRMIESPVLTSVTARFEGLEAYDVEPPQLPDVLAERPVVVFGKWRGNPGGQLVVEGRAADGPYRQVVPIATVAGAGGAPQEGGDTRALRHLWARHRIAALSDQEALEGGDGQRERITALGLQYRLLTQYTSFLAVDRVVHHPRPQDGASVDQPQPLPEGVGERALGEAPVLATAVEVPGTPEPAAWGATAVALSMLAMLVRRQRRRNAARYTD, encoded by the coding sequence AAGTCCACCCGGGTCGAGGTGCACATCGCCGGCGTGATCGCCGACGTCACCGTCACCCAGCACTACCGCAACGAAGGCACGCGCGCCATCGAGGCCCGGTACCTGTTCCCGGGCTCGACCCGCGCCGCGGTCCACGGCCTGAACGTGCGCCTGGCCGACCGCCTCATCACCGCCGACATCCGCGAGAAGCGCCAGGCGCGCCAGGAATACGCCGCGGCCCGGCAGGAGGGCAAGACCGCCGCCCTGCTGGAGCAGCAGCTGCCCAACGTGTTCCAGATGAACGTGGCCAACATCCTGCCCGGCGACGAGGTGAAGGTGGAGCTGCGCTACACCGAGCTGCTGGTGCCCGAGGCCGGGCGCTACCAGTTCGTCTTTCCCACGGTGGTCGGGCCGCGCTACAACAGCCCGCAGTCGTCGCAGGCACGCACCGCCTGGGTGGCGCAGCCCACGCTGCGCGAGGGCCAGGCCTCGCCCGCCGCCTTCGACCTGCAGCTGCACATCGCCTCGCCCCTGGCGATCCAGGGCGTGGAGTCGCCCTCGCACCGGATCGGCGTCGAGCTCGAGGGCGAGCGGCAGGCCCACGTGGCGCTGCAGGGCGAGCCGGGCCGCCCCGCCGGCAACCGCGACTTCATCCTCCACTACCGGCTGGCCGGCGAGGGCATCGCCTCGGGCGTGCTGCTGTACCAGGGTCCCCAGGAGAACTTCTTCCTGGCCATGGTGCAGCCGCCGCGGCAGGTCGATGCCCGGGCCATCCCGCCGCGCGACTACGTCTTCGTGGTCGACATCTCCGGCTCCATGCACGGCTTCCCGCTGGACACCGCCAAGGCCGTGCTGCGCGAGCTGATCGGCGGCCTGCGGCCCAGCGACACCTTCAACGTGCTGCTGTTCTCCGGCAGCAACCGCTTCCTCAGCCCGCAGCCGGTGCCGGCCACGCGCGCCAACCTGGAGCAGGCCATCCGCACCATCGAGCAGATGGGCGGGGGCGGCAGCACCGAGCTGATCCCGGCGCTCAAGCGGGTGTACGCGCAGCCCAAGGCGGCCGACGTGTCGCGCACGGTGGTGGTGGTGACCGACGGCTACGTGACGGTGGAGCGCGAGGCCTTCGAGCTGGTGCGCCGCCACCTGTCGCAGGCCAACGTGTTCGCCTTCGGCATCGGCAGCTCGGTCAACCGGCACCTGATCGAGGGCCTGGCGCGCGCCGGCCAGGGCGAGCCCTTCGTCATCACCCAAGCCTCGCAGGCGCGGGACCAGGCCACGCGCTTCCGGCGCATGATCGAGTCGCCCGTGCTCACCAGCGTGACCGCCCGCTTCGAGGGGCTGGAGGCCTACGACGTGGAGCCGCCCCAGCTGCCCGACGTGCTGGCCGAGCGGCCGGTGGTGGTGTTCGGCAAGTGGCGCGGCAACCCCGGCGGCCAGCTGGTGGTGGAGGGCCGCGCGGCCGACGGCCCGTACCGCCAGGTCGTGCCCATCGCGACGGTCGCGGGCGCCGGCGGCGCCCCGCAGGAAGGCGGTGACACCCGCGCGCTGCGCCACCTCTGGGCCCGCCACCGCATCGCGGCGCTGTCCGACCAGGAGGCGCTGGAAGGCGGCGACGGCCAGCGCGAGCGCATCACGGCCCTGGGCCTGCAGTACCGGCTGCTGACGCAATACACCAGCTTCCTGGCGGTGGACCGCGTGGTGCACCACCCGCGGCCGCAGGACGGCGCCTCCGTCGACCAGCCCCAGCCGCTGCCGGAGGGCGTGGGCGAGCGCGCCCTGGGCGAGGCGCCGGTGCTCGCCACCGCCGTGGAAGTGCCCGGCACGCCCGAGCCCGCCGCCTGGGGCGCCACCGCGGTGGCGCTGTCCATGCTGGCGATGCTGGTGCGCCGCCAGCGCCGCCGCAACGCCGCGCGCTACACCGACTGA